One Epinephelus lanceolatus isolate andai-2023 chromosome 10, ASM4190304v1, whole genome shotgun sequence genomic region harbors:
- the LOC117266127 gene encoding C3a anaphylatoxin chemotactic receptor-like, with protein sequence MMEKNTPPSYHINTTDVSGKNGSNSINKYAELGSSLHTMSLIVYCLAFVLGVLGNGVVIWVTGFKMKKTVNTVWFLNLAVADFLFTAFLPLNVAYLVLDFQGSFGEFICKLNSTLISLNMFASVYILMVISVDRYVSVVWPIWTQIHRNVHKASFVSLGVWILALILSTPYFIFRDTEPSQNNKDIIHCLYSLFLCKDDETLSVNQLRQFRHQALTITRFLMGFVVPFTVIVSCYAVVIHRIREHPILARQSNRPFKIITAVITTFFLCWAPFHIMALIELVNFIPAYQSETLFNVTTIGIPLTTGMAYINSCLNPVLYVFMAQDFKDKVRKSIMKILETAFQEEVSGSQTDAKSADTSQSKETSAHNTAV encoded by the coding sequence ATGATGGAAAAGAACACTCCCCCTTCCTATCACATCAATACAACAGATGTGTCTGGAAAAAATGGCTCTAATTCTATCAACAAGTATGCTGAGCTGGGAAGCTCTCTCCACACTATGTCTCTCATTGTTTACTGCCTGGCCTTTGTTCTTGGTGTGCTCGGGAATGGAGTGGTTATCTGGGTGACCGGATTCAAGATGAAGAAAACAGTGAACACAGTTTGGTTCCTCAACCTCGCTGTGGCCGACTTCCTCTTCACAGCGTTTCTGCCCCTGAATGTGGCGTACCTGGTTTTGGATTTCCAAGGTTCTTTTGGTGAGTTCATATGCAAACTGAACAGCACATTAATCTCCCTGAACATGTTTGCCAGTGTCTACATTCTGATGGTGATCAGTGTGGACAGATATGTATCTGTGGTGTGGCCCATCTGGACCCAGATCCATCGAAATGTACACAAGGCATCGTTTGTCAGTCTGGGTGTTTGGATACTGGCTCTGATTCTCAGCACTCCATACTTCATCTTCAGGGACACTGAACCttcacaaaacaataaagacaTTATCCACTGCTTATACAGCCTTTTCCTCTGTAAAGATGATGAAACACTGTCTGTGAATCAGCTGCGACAGTTTCGTCATCAGGCCTTGACCATCACCCGCTTCCTAATGGGATTTGTTGTCCCCTTCACTGTCATTGTCTCCTGCTATGCTGTGGTAATCCATCGAATCAGAGAACACCCCATCCTGGCCAGGCAGTCAAATCGCCCCTTTAAGATCATCACTGCAGTTATCACCACTTTTTTCCTGTGCTGGGCTCCCTTTCACATCATGGCTTTAATTGAGTTAGTAAACTTCATACCTGCTTATCAAAGTGAAACATTATTCAATGTCACCACTATTGGGATCCCACTAACCACCGGCATGGCCTATATCAACAGCTGCTTGAACCCAGTGCTGTATGTGTTCATGGCCCAAGATTTCAAGGATAAAGTCCGCAAATCCATCATGAAAATATTAGAGACTGCATTTCAGGAAGAGGTTTCTGGCTCTCAAACTGACGCAAAGTCAGCGGACACCAGTCAGAGCAAAGAGACATCAGCTCATAATACTGCAGTATAA